The window GAAAAGTGACCGAATCCGGAGTTCCGCTATTCACAAAAGTTATTTGCACCGGTTTTTCGGGGATGAAACCATCCGGAATTTGAATAAACGCTGCATCCTGGAACGATGCCGTGTTCCATGCAACAAAAGCATTTTTATCGAACGGGATCAGTTTACCGAAATGATCCTCCCATCCGGATGCTCCATTTATTGTTCCAACGATGAAATCTGCAGGAACGTGAGAAAGGTCCTCGGAGTAATGGCCGTCGACAAAAACTATTTGCCAGCCTTCAGGGACCAGGGGTCTGGCAGATAGCTCACGCGGACGGGACGTCCGGGCTACTTTGTTAAAGGGTTTTTTGAAAAAGGGAGCGACGTTTGTGAATCGCCAATCTTCATCGTGAGTCGTGGGAAACGGAAGCGTCCGGTGCGCATCGGCAGCTTGCTCCCGCAAGTGATGAATAACTTCCGGCCAAACTTCTGTCTTCAAGCTGCACCTACCTCTTCCTTGATCCAGTCGTAGCCTTTCGCTTCCAGTTCGTGCGCCAACTCTTTATCGCCCGACTTCACAATCCGTCCATTAAAAAGAACGTGCACAAAATCAGGTGTGATGTAGTTCAACAAACGTTGATAATGAGTCACAATCAACATTGCGTTATCCGGCCGGCGAAGTTTGTTCACCGCAGCGGCCACGCTCTTGAGCGCATCAATATCCAGGCCTGAATCCGTCTCGTCCAGAATCGCGAGTTTGGGATCAAGCACAGCGAGTTGAAGGATCTCATTTCGCTTTTTTTCTCCGCCGGAGAATCCTTCATTCAGACGCCTGTTCATCAAATTGGGATCCATTTCGACCAGCTTGATCTTCTCATCCAGAAATTGGGAAAACTCCATCGCATCCATCTCCTCCAATCCCCGGTGCTGGCGGATCTCATTGACCGCCGCTTTCAAAAAATGGAAATTCATCACACCAGGAATCTCAACAGGATACTGAAACGCTAAAAATACACCCTCCCGCGCGCGCACTTCCGGAATCATTTCCAGAAGGTTCTTCCCTTCGTAAAGAACTTCCCCTTCGAGTACTTCATACGAAGGATGTCCCGCAAGCACTTGAGCCAGCGTGCTTTTTCCGGAACCGTTAGGTCCCATAATGGCGTGCACTTCTCCGGCACGAACCGATAGATTGATTCCGGACAAAATCTTCTTGCCCTCCACCGCCACATGCAAATTTCTGATTTCTAACATTGATTGTTTTCTCCAGCAAAGTAGCGCGGACGTCTCGTCTGCGGATTTCGCAGGCGGGACGCCCGCGCTACTTTGTTTATCCTACACTACCCTCTAAACTGACGTTCAGCAGTTTTTGCGCTTCCACAGCAAACTCCATCGGAAGCTTTTTGAATACTTCTTTGCAGAAGCCACTGACGATCAAATTGACTGCGCTCTCAGCGGAAATGCCTCTTTGCTTGCAATAGAACAACTGATCTTCGCTGATTTTGGAAGTGGAAGCTTCATGCTCCATTACACCTGTGTTGTTGCGCACATCTATATAAGGAAAGGTATGCGCGCCACATTTATCTCCCAGCAGCAAAGAATCACATTGAGAATAATTCCGCGCGTTGTTGGCCTGCGGTTGAATTTGGACAAGCCCCCGATAAGTATTGTTGCCATGCCCTGCTGAGATTCCTTTTGAAATAATGGTGCTTCGCGTGTTTTTTCCGATATGGATCATTTTAGTTCCCGTATCGGCCTGCTGATAATTGTTGGTCAGGGCCACCGAATAGAATTCACCGATCGAGTCATCTCCTTGAAGTATGCAGCTGGGATATTTCCAGGTAATCGCCGATCCTGTTTCCACCTGAGTCCAGGAAATTTTCGATCTACGTCCGGAACACTTGCCCCGTTTTGTCACGAAGTTGTAAATTCCACCTTTTCCTTTTTTATCTCCCGGATACCAGTTCTGAATCGTGGAATACTTAATCTCCGCATCATCGAGCGTAATGAGCTCGACAACCGCGGCGTGGAGTTGGTTTTCATCGCGCATCGGTGCGGTACATCCTTCCAGATAACTCACGTAGCTTCCTTCTTCCGCCACGATCAGTGTTCTTTCGAACTGACCGGTTTCGGCTGCATTAATCCGGAAATAGGTGGAAAGCTCCATCGGACAACGCACACCCTTCGGAACGTAGCAAAAGGATCCATCACTGAATACGGCAGCGTTGAGAGAGGCAAAGAAATTGTCGGTGTAAGGAACCACCGAACCAAGATATTTCTTTACCAGATCGGGATGATTTTCAACAGCCTCTGAAAACGAACAAAAAATGATTCCCATTTCCGCCAGTTTTTCTTTAAAAGTCGTCGCTACAGAAACAGAATCAAAGACCGCATCCACTGCTACACCCGCGAGTATCTCGCGCTCCTTGAGCGGGACTCCCAGTTTTTCATACATGGCGAGAAGCTCCGGATCGACTTCCGCAAGACTTGCCGGCTTCTTCTTGGGGGACGAATAATAGCGAATGGCCTGATAATCGATCGGATCGTAATGGATATTGGCCCATTTCGGCTCGGCTTCTGCGGCTTCGAGTCTCGCCCAGTAACGATACGCCTGCAGTCGCCATTCCAGCATGAAGGGAGGCTCATTTTTCTTAGCAGAGATAAAGCGGATCACGTCCTCATTCAATCCGGGAGGCATCGATTCGGATTCG of the bacterium genome contains:
- the sufB gene encoding Fe-S cluster assembly protein SufB; its protein translation is MAKAKEIQELTDREYQYGFVTDIESESMPPGLNEDVIRFISAKKNEPPFMLEWRLQAYRYWARLEAAEAEPKWANIHYDPIDYQAIRYYSSPKKKPASLAEVDPELLAMYEKLGVPLKEREILAGVAVDAVFDSVSVATTFKEKLAEMGIIFCSFSEAVENHPDLVKKYLGSVVPYTDNFFASLNAAVFSDGSFCYVPKGVRCPMELSTYFRINAAETGQFERTLIVAEEGSYVSYLEGCTAPMRDENQLHAAVVELITLDDAEIKYSTIQNWYPGDKKGKGGIYNFVTKRGKCSGRRSKISWTQVETGSAITWKYPSCILQGDDSIGEFYSVALTNNYQQADTGTKMIHIGKNTRSTIISKGISAGHGNNTYRGLVQIQPQANNARNYSQCDSLLLGDKCGAHTFPYIDVRNNTGVMEHEASTSKISEDQLFYCKQRGISAESAVNLIVSGFCKEVFKKLPMEFAVEAQKLLNVSLEGSVG
- the sufC gene encoding Fe-S cluster assembly ATPase SufC, producing the protein MLEIRNLHVAVEGKKILSGINLSVRAGEVHAIMGPNGSGKSTLAQVLAGHPSYEVLEGEVLYEGKNLLEMIPEVRAREGVFLAFQYPVEIPGVMNFHFLKAAVNEIRQHRGLEEMDAMEFSQFLDEKIKLVEMDPNLMNRRLNEGFSGGEKKRNEILQLAVLDPKLAILDETDSGLDIDALKSVAAAVNKLRRPDNAMLIVTHYQRLLNYITPDFVHVLFNGRIVKSGDKELAHELEAKGYDWIKEEVGAA